One Thomasclavelia spiroformis DSM 1552 DNA window includes the following coding sequences:
- a CDS encoding metal-sensing transcriptional repressor produces MSNEKVLLRLKTARGQIDAVIKMIEDERYCIDISNQLLAIQSLIKNANNEVLSNHLNHCVKHAINEHDADKKIDEVIKLLTKL; encoded by the coding sequence ATGTCTAATGAAAAAGTACTCCTTCGTTTAAAAACAGCTCGTGGACAAATTGATGCAGTAATAAAAATGATTGAAGATGAACGATATTGTATTGATATTTCAAATCAGTTATTAGCAATTCAATCATTGATAAAAAATGCAAATAATGAAGTTTTATCTAATCATTTAAATCATTGTGTTAAACATGCAATCAATGAACATGATGCTGATAAAAAAATTGACGAAGTAATAAAATTATTAACAAAATTATAA
- a CDS encoding LytR/AlgR family response regulator transcription factor, with the protein MYKIILYSDEKQTIEEIFNQHMPYITKNYFKIITISSDLELNEYNNDVTSTVNIYFLDLTSKNIEKVLYISKLIRKINPYAFIIFISNNTNYLPEYLDILPFAILPKPIEKIKFLSLMSSILSLLSHQDLSLLEIKTKDGITTIDHRLITFVEYENHYLFIHTKHGSTIKSATIRTSFKKWMKPLLKYDYFISPHKSYLVNIDYVYKIMNNHTFIMTTKEVIPIASQTFTKIKAKYLKYIRKKYVIGN; encoded by the coding sequence ATGTATAAAATTATTTTATATAGTGACGAAAAACAAACAATCGAAGAAATTTTTAATCAGCATATGCCATATATTACTAAAAACTATTTTAAAATAATTACAATTTCATCTGATTTAGAACTAAATGAATATAATAATGATGTTACTAGTACCGTTAATATATATTTTCTAGATCTAACTTCTAAAAACATTGAAAAAGTTTTATATATCAGCAAGTTAATTCGTAAAATCAACCCTTACGCTTTTATTATTTTCATAAGTAATAATACTAATTACTTACCTGAATATTTAGATATCTTACCATTTGCTATTTTACCAAAGCCAATTGAAAAAATTAAATTTTTATCACTTATGTCATCAATTCTTAGTTTATTAAGTCATCAGGACTTAAGTTTATTAGAAATTAAAACAAAAGATGGTATTACTACGATTGATCATCGTTTAATAACTTTTGTTGAATATGAAAATCATTATCTATTTATCCATACTAAGCATGGTTCAACAATTAAATCAGCAACAATTAGAACCTCTTTTAAAAAATGGATGAAACCATTATTAAAATATGATTACTTTATTTCTCCACACAAATCATATTTAGTAAATATAGACTATGTTTATAAAATAATGAATAATCATACTTTTATTATGACAACTAAAGAAGTTATTCCTATTGCTAGTCAAACATTTACTAAAATAAAAGCTAAATATCTAAAATATATTAGAAAAAAATATGTTATTGGTAATTAG
- a CDS encoding DNA alkylation repair protein: protein MDKYLLIKNIFIENKNKEKAKSMAKYMKNKFAFYGLNAPDRKKLYQQFLKDEKKNKSIDWHFLDLCYQDKYREFQYLVCDYLRAFKKYLSYDDIFKIEKYVKSKQWWDTIDCFDQIIGDIGLNDKRVNDLMLKWSVDDDFWLRRIAIDHQLTRKDKTDKELLKQIIINNLGSDEFFINKAIGWSLRDYSKTNSKWVKCFIEEYQDKLDKLSIKEASKYI, encoded by the coding sequence ATGGATAAGTATTTATTGATTAAAAATATATTCATTGAAAACAAAAACAAAGAAAAAGCTAAATCAATGGCTAAGTATATGAAAAATAAATTTGCTTTTTATGGATTAAATGCGCCAGATAGAAAAAAGTTATATCAACAATTTTTAAAAGACGAAAAGAAAAATAAATCAATTGATTGGCATTTTCTTGATTTATGTTATCAAGATAAATATCGTGAATTTCAATATCTAGTTTGTGATTATTTAAGAGCTTTTAAAAAGTATTTAAGTTATGATGATATTTTTAAAATTGAAAAATATGTTAAAAGTAAACAATGGTGGGATACAATAGATTGTTTTGATCAAATAATCGGTGATATTGGATTAAATGATAAAAGAGTAAATGATTTAATGTTGAAATGGTCAGTTGATGATGACTTTTGGCTTAGAAGAATCGCTATTGATCATCAACTTACTAGAAAAGATAAAACAGATAAAGAACTATTAAAGCAAATTATTATTAATAATTTAGGTAGTGATGAATTTTTTATTAATAAGGCAATTGGCTGGAGTTTAAGAGATTATTCTAAAACTAATAGTAAATGGGTCAAGTGTTTTATTGAAGAATACCAAGATAAATTAGATAAATTGAGCATTAAAGAAGCAAGTAAATATATTTAA
- a CDS encoding DUF2812 domain-containing protein: MKFKLTNYDPSNYKLLEAKLNELSKQGYNCKNVDMFTIFKHDNKRQYYKTDIFVPDKNKQASNREQRDKWLLEYVEHGYEFIGKSRKIFVFKADKDIKIKETNRELLLNYFKKNRTLLNILLVSISLLLSFSLIPSIFFNNSPDEFVTNGSILIHFAPLFLCISLIVRFLTNYIQTEKIKNALIKKKLPSYNKKNEYLFIISNWLFIFFFIITISGFVLDSSSRQYVDISDNMFTLKDFGYNQKSNKECVKSSSLLIDKSYSYFETNSDQSLKINYYYFSSKHKAQNYLENYLSVNYYQDKKEISNGYLLAGSDVYDGMIFVDENRLIVIQTNFDLQENDRYKNLVN; the protein is encoded by the coding sequence ATGAAATTTAAATTAACAAATTATGATCCTAGTAATTATAAATTATTAGAAGCTAAATTAAATGAATTATCTAAACAAGGATATAATTGTAAAAATGTAGACATGTTTACTATTTTTAAACACGATAATAAACGCCAATATTATAAAACAGATATCTTTGTACCGGATAAAAATAAACAGGCATCTAATCGTGAACAAAGAGATAAGTGGTTGCTTGAATATGTTGAACATGGATATGAATTTATTGGTAAATCTCGCAAGATTTTTGTATTTAAAGCAGATAAGGATATAAAGATTAAAGAAACTAATCGCGAGTTATTATTAAATTATTTTAAAAAGAATCGAACTTTATTAAATATTTTACTTGTATCAATTAGTTTATTATTATCTTTTTCATTGATTCCTTCAATATTTTTTAATAATAGTCCTGATGAATTTGTTACTAATGGTTCAATTTTAATCCATTTTGCTCCATTATTTTTATGTATTAGCTTAATTGTTCGTTTTTTAACTAATTATATTCAAACTGAGAAAATAAAAAATGCTTTAATTAAAAAAAAGCTACCTAGTTATAATAAAAAGAATGAATATTTATTTATAATTTCAAATTGGTTATTTATTTTCTTTTTTATTATCACAATTAGTGGCTTTGTTTTAGATTCATCATCACGACAATATGTTGATATTAGTGATAATATGTTTACATTAAAAGATTTTGGTTATAATCAAAAATCTAATAAAGAATGTGTAAAATCATCGAGTTTATTGATTGATAAATCATATAGTTATTTTGAAACAAACAGTGACCAAAGCCTAAAGATCAATTATTATTATTTTTCATCTAAACATAAAGCTCAAAATTATTTAGAAAATTACTTAAGTGTTAATTATTATCAAGATAAAAAAGAAATTAGCAATGGTTATTTACTTGCTGGTAGTGATGTTTATGATGGGATGATTTTTGTTGATGAAAATAGACTTATCGTAATTCAAACTAATTTTGATTTACAAGAAAATGATCGTTATAAAAATTTAGTAAATTAA
- a CDS encoding reverse transcriptase domain-containing protein: protein MQVAEVRTHFAQHWSYLKKLIMEGHYSPQAVKRVEIPKDNGKKRELGIPTVTDRVIQQAIVQVLTPIFEPQFSDNSYGFRPRRNAHQAVRKVVEYANEGYRYTVDLDLEKYFDTVNHSRLIQILSQTIKDGSGTMSRFRTT from the coding sequence ATGCAAGTCGCAGAAGTTCGTACGCATTTCGCACAACACTGGTCTTATCTAAAGAAACTTATCATGGAGGGACATTATAGTCCACAAGCCGTTAAAAGAGTAGAAATACCAAAAGATAACGGAAAGAAAAGAGAGTTAGGAATTCCAACAGTGACGGATAGGGTCATACAACAGGCGATAGTACAGGTACTGACACCAATATTTGAACCCCAATTCAGTGACAATAGTTATGGGTTCCGACCAAGAAGAAATGCCCATCAAGCAGTAAGAAAAGTAGTCGAATACGCCAATGAAGGATATCGATATACAGTAGACCTAGATTTAGAGAAGTACTTTGATACAGTCAACCATTCAAGACTTATACAGATATTGTCACAAACTATTAAAGACGGAAGTGGTACTATGTCAAGATTTCGGACCACATAA
- a CDS encoding IS3 family transposase, with product MKEKSKKDKQTSVTGMLKKLQLSKSGYYEYLKRKPCKQKIRKARITERIKKIYKDSKEIYGAPKITEILKKEGEKISEKYVGNIMRENNIKAHYIKPYTITTKDCDFSNKLKNILNRDFNPKAPNQAWCTDITYIWTADEGFVYLTSIMDLYSRKIIAWTLSKTLEVDEVLKCLETAKKEEKAQNQ from the coding sequence ATAAAAGAAAAATCTAAAAAAGATAAACAGACTTCAGTTACCGGTATGCTAAAAAAATTACAACTGAGTAAATCAGGATATTATGAATATTTGAAAAGAAAACCATGTAAACAAAAAATCAGAAAAGCTAGAATCACAGAAAGAATCAAGAAAATCTATAAGGATTCAAAAGAAATATATGGAGCTCCTAAAATAACTGAAATACTAAAAAAAGAGGGAGAAAAAATAAGTGAAAAATATGTAGGAAACATAATGAGGGAAAACAATATTAAAGCTCATTATATCAAACCATATACAATAACAACAAAAGACTGTGATTTTTCAAATAAACTAAAAAATATTCTAAACCGAGATTTTAATCCAAAAGCACCAAATCAGGCATGGTGTACTGATATAACATATATCTGGACAGCAGATGAAGGATTTGTATATTTAACCAGTATAATGGATCTCTATTCAAGAAAAATAATAGCATGGACATTAAGCAAAACATTAGAAGTAGATGAAGTATTAAAATGTCTGGAAACAGCTAAAAAAGAAGAAAAAGCGCAAAACCAATAG
- a CDS encoding DUF2200 domain-containing protein: MSSDKIYKMKFSKIYPLLVNKAVKKGRTKQEVDTIINWLTGYNEKQIETMLESDIDYATFFNEAPQKNEKRHLIKDKICNVKIEDIDEPLMKEIRYLDKLIDELAKGKAMDKILRK; encoded by the coding sequence ATGAGCAGTGATAAAATATATAAAATGAAATTTTCTAAAATATATCCCCTTCTCGTTAATAAAGCAGTAAAAAAAGGACGTACTAAACAAGAAGTAGATACAATTATTAATTGGTTAACTGGTTATAATGAAAAACAGATTGAAACAATGCTTGAAAGTGATATTGATTATGCAACTTTTTTCAATGAAGCTCCACAAAAAAATGAAAAACGCCATTTGATCAAAGATAAAATATGTAATGTAAAAATAGAAGATATCGATGAACCATTAATGAAAGAAATTCGTTATTTAGATAAATTAATTGATGAATTAGCTAAAGGAAAAGCAATGGATAAAATTTTACGTAAATAA
- a CDS encoding O-antigen ligase family protein, producing MKKYLLSHKYFRVAFILYTFINTLALGYFGISNTFLSITIIIWGVYLVINDISHKQININKNFIYISTYGIILLLATILNQKYSDLKSYILAIIQLIIFFLLFNNKKSTTISSIKKEISLIIPFTNILVGFASFISIIMYLFNIYDSKNGWIIGTSGNRLFGIYFNCNPAAFLACITILLAILAIIYNYRYKKLYYINIGIQIIYILLTKCRSALIILALIATALIYYFFLKEKQYPKLKKIGIICILCISIIFGSLVIDKGINAIFNQEPIQEESRFQISKVIEATYSLFTGDSSKALELLDQVSSGRLELLNTSFEIWLKSPIIGIGANNFKKMGMDQTDGTTIQSIQVVHSHNEFVEALVTTGIIGFILFGLFFISCFKQIIYLLTKYNDKHYFGLLIFSLIVVCEVIGGLFDYGVFYNYSLSTAIAWIFLGYLNLF from the coding sequence ATGAAAAAATATTTATTATCTCATAAATATTTTAGAGTAGCTTTTATCCTATATACTTTTATCAATACCCTAGCTTTAGGATATTTTGGTATTAGCAATACATTTTTATCAATAACTATAATTATTTGGGGAGTTTATCTTGTTATTAATGATATTTCCCATAAACAAATAAATATTAATAAAAATTTTATATACATTAGTACTTATGGCATTATTTTATTACTAGCAACTATCTTAAATCAAAAATATAGTGATTTAAAATCATATATTCTTGCTATTATTCAATTAATTATATTTTTCTTACTTTTTAATAATAAAAAATCAACCACAATATCATCAATAAAAAAAGAAATTTCACTAATTATTCCTTTTACAAATATTTTAGTTGGTTTTGCAAGCTTTATTTCGATTATCATGTATTTATTTAATATTTATGATAGTAAAAATGGCTGGATTATTGGTACATCAGGAAATCGTTTATTTGGTATATATTTCAATTGTAATCCAGCTGCATTTTTAGCCTGTATAACAATTTTATTAGCAATATTAGCAATCATTTATAATTATCGGTATAAAAAATTATATTATATTAATATTGGAATTCAAATCATTTATATTTTACTTACTAAATGTCGTAGTGCTTTAATTATTCTTGCTTTAATTGCTACTGCATTAATTTATTATTTCTTTTTAAAAGAAAAACAATATCCTAAACTAAAAAAAATAGGTATTATATGTATATTATGTATATCAATTATTTTTGGTAGTTTAGTAATTGATAAAGGAATTAATGCTATTTTTAATCAAGAACCAATCCAAGAAGAAAGTAGATTTCAAATATCAAAAGTTATTGAAGCTACTTATTCATTATTTACCGGTGATAGTTCTAAAGCGCTTGAATTACTTGATCAAGTTAGTAGTGGTAGATTAGAATTATTGAATACTTCTTTTGAAATTTGGCTAAAAAGTCCAATTATTGGAATTGGTGCAAATAATTTTAAAAAAATGGGGATGGACCAAACAGATGGTACAACCATCCAATCAATTCAAGTAGTTCATAGTCATAATGAATTTGTTGAAGCATTAGTTACTACAGGAATTATTGGTTTTATCTTGTTTGGATTATTTTTTATTTCTTGTTTTAAACAAATAATTTATTTATTAACTAAATATAATGATAAACATTATTTTGGTCTTTTAATTTTTAGTTTGATTGTCGTTTGTGAAGTAATTGGTGGGCTGTTTGATTATGGTGTCTTTTATAATTATTCACTCTCTACAGCTATTGCTTGGATCTTTCTAGGATATCTGAATTTATTTTAA
- a CDS encoding MSCRAMM family protein, whose translation MHRIKKLFILQLAVILVFSIITVMSSADANIPQGPIDSVDKDNGVDQIMEAGIEDKNFATAIYDSFVSANYFGDETKDVRQILMEYEGTIDAANRGIKGIYGIEWLKNATLIDLSNQPNAPATSIKNEIGDLRPLSIEYITQITGITDEEAREWYCEGQEYNMVLNLSGNPISNYKQCVGQIHIIIGIQTAASFEGYYLNAIKTGAVDWSVNLKVDTPEIYEEDNRVKFSKDPYSTQIIWEGTTVNNDIALNYEALDNDIFEIDNIKHSGKVTGSLGVSLENAIKFFKYIDYGGGGFTVRDAISYGYGTNFISRIYMPVVANKTFKTNVKVTKSATSDNSGKKVVGAKYHLYYNDGDQDYENDELVSDKIYITDENGEFYVDDNLGVGEYYLKEFEAPEGFLINENPIFFNITADKTTISVTGGDKDLNINAGDIKEDPNTVYIDRYSNDVEVSINVDPDYAADPNYKLENIELTYFDRERQEFITLNVTGPDANTPFASPEEAAKWVTDWINSNKGNEENPGVIDGQVTINAHFIHNKELQTSDPRPMMDVEFDKASRDFDEKGDLNLSPLPGATFKLECMHKHTEKCKDKNGGYTNCTDPHTDDPKYLTDEGCNWTSKAISDSEGKVRFTKLNTGKYKMKETTVPDGYLPTETTWILTVDAINNTFEIVVNSTDDNSDLIGNQDDGYTIVNETYNIKVIKIDAETNEKLVGAEFGLFKKEASGEWSSEPIQTSITNEHGLAFFEKLSEGEYKIKELTAPPGYEIITEEVVFKLPFEYLSKDLNGVENTFSSDSKTITFTISNKVGFNLPKTGAGITARIAAIGIVIMGITVILLKKTRKIEKG comes from the coding sequence ATGCATAGAATCAAAAAGTTATTTATTTTGCAATTAGCAGTGATTTTAGTGTTTTCAATAATTACAGTTATGTCTTCTGCAGATGCTAATATTCCTCAAGGACCAATTGATAGTGTTGATAAGGATAATGGTGTAGATCAAATTATGGAAGCGGGAATTGAAGATAAAAATTTTGCAACGGCAATATATGATTCCTTTGTATCAGCTAATTACTTCGGTGATGAAACCAAAGATGTAAGGCAGATATTAATGGAATATGAAGGAACTATTGATGCTGCTAATCGAGGAATTAAAGGTATTTATGGTATTGAGTGGCTGAAAAATGCAACATTAATTGATTTAAGCAACCAGCCAAATGCACCAGCTACAAGTATAAAGAATGAAATTGGTGATCTAAGGCCTTTATCAATCGAATATATTACACAGATTACTGGTATTACAGATGAAGAAGCGCGTGAATGGTATTGTGAAGGACAAGAATATAATATGGTACTCAATTTATCTGGAAATCCAATTTCAAATTATAAACAATGTGTTGGTCAGATTCATATAATTATTGGTATACAAACTGCAGCATCGTTTGAAGGTTACTATTTAAATGCCATTAAAACAGGAGCTGTTGATTGGTCAGTAAATTTAAAAGTGGACACACCAGAAATCTATGAGGAAGATAACCGAGTAAAATTTTCTAAAGATCCATATTCAACTCAAATTATTTGGGAAGGAACTACAGTTAATAATGATATTGCGTTAAACTATGAAGCGTTGGATAATGATATATTTGAAATTGATAATATCAAACATAGTGGTAAAGTTACTGGTTCTTTGGGAGTTTCTCTTGAAAATGCGATAAAATTTTTTAAGTATATTGATTATGGTGGTGGCGGATTTACAGTCAGAGATGCCATATCATATGGGTATGGAACAAACTTTATATCACGTATCTATATGCCAGTCGTTGCCAATAAAACTTTTAAAACAAATGTTAAAGTAACAAAATCTGCTACTAGTGATAATAGTGGTAAAAAGGTTGTTGGGGCTAAGTATCATTTATATTATAATGACGGTGATCAAGATTATGAAAATGATGAATTAGTTTCTGATAAAATATATATTACTGATGAAAATGGTGAGTTTTATGTTGATGATAATTTAGGAGTCGGTGAATATTATTTAAAAGAATTTGAAGCACCAGAGGGGTTCTTGATTAATGAAAATCCAATTTTCTTTAATATTACTGCTGATAAAACAACTATTAGTGTAACTGGTGGAGATAAAGATTTAAATATAAATGCTGGAGACATCAAAGAAGACCCAAATACTGTTTATATCGATCGTTATTCTAATGATGTTGAAGTAAGTATAAATGTTGATCCAGATTATGCTGCTGATCCTAATTATAAGTTAGAAAATATTGAACTTACATATTTTGATCGTGAAAGGCAAGAATTTATTACGCTAAATGTTACAGGGCCAGATGCTAATACCCCGTTTGCTTCGCCTGAAGAAGCTGCAAAATGGGTAACTGACTGGATTAATTCTAATAAAGGTAATGAAGAAAATCCAGGGGTTATTGATGGACAAGTAACAATAAATGCGCATTTTATTCATAACAAAGAACTCCAGACTTCAGATCCTAGACCAATGATGGATGTTGAATTTGATAAAGCTAGTCGAGACTTTGATGAAAAAGGTGATTTGAACTTATCGCCATTACCAGGGGCAACTTTTAAATTAGAATGTATGCACAAGCATACTGAAAAATGTAAGGATAAAAATGGCGGTTATACAAACTGCACGGATCCTCATACTGATGATCCTAAATATTTAACAGATGAAGGATGTAACTGGACTAGTAAAGCTATTAGTGATAGTGAAGGAAAAGTTAGATTTACTAAATTAAATACGGGAAAATATAAAATGAAAGAAACTACTGTTCCAGATGGTTATTTACCAACTGAAACAACATGGATTTTGACTGTAGATGCAATTAACAATACTTTTGAAATCGTTGTTAATTCAACTGATGACAATAGTGATTTAATCGGAAATCAAGACGATGGTTATACAATTGTTAATGAAACTTATAATATAAAAGTAATCAAAATCGATGCTGAAACTAATGAAAAATTGGTTGGAGCAGAGTTTGGTTTATTTAAAAAAGAAGCGAGTGGTGAATGGAGTAGTGAACCAATCCAGACTTCTATTACTAATGAACATGGTTTAGCTTTCTTTGAAAAGCTAAGTGAAGGAGAATATAAAATTAAGGAACTCACAGCTCCACCGGGCTATGAAATAATTACAGAGGAAGTTGTGTTTAAACTGCCATTTGAATATCTAAGCAAAGATTTAAATGGTGTTGAAAACACATTCTCATCTGATTCTAAAACAATTACATTTACAATTTCTAATAAAGTCGGTTTCAATCTTCCAAAAACTGGAGCTGGCATAACGGCAAGAATTGCTGCAATTGGAATTGTAATCATGGGAATAACAGTTATATTATTAAAAAAGACAAGAAAAATAGAAAAGGGTTAA
- a CDS encoding reverse transcriptase domain-containing protein, translating to MNLIKKWKRRGNRFVRYADDCVILFKSKRSAMRVKETVTRYLEEKLFVKVNQEKTKVAYITDIKFLGFGFYIEKSGNVRITVHKKSKEKMKKRIKEITKRNRPISSKELAKELKNTLQVG from the coding sequence ATGAATTTGATAAAGAAATGGAAAAGAAGAGGAAATCGATTTGTAAGGTACGCAGATGACTGTGTCATACTATTCAAAAGTAAAAGAAGTGCAATGAGAGTCAAAGAAACAGTGACAAGATATTTAGAAGAGAAATTATTTGTAAAAGTGAACCAAGAGAAGACAAAGGTAGCCTATATTACTGATATAAAATTCTTGGGCTTTGGATTTTATATAGAGAAGAGTGGTAATGTACGAATCACTGTTCACAAGAAATCTAAAGAAAAGATGAAAAAGAGAATAAAGGAAATCACCAAAAGGAACCGACCAATATCAAGTAAGGAATTAGCTAAAGAGTTAAAGAATACATTACAGGTTGGGTGA
- a CDS encoding ABC transporter ATP-binding protein, translating into MSSRSKKFLSYYRPYLKLFLADMFCAMIAAGISLVFPIIIRYITGTVLVDNNFEISLIYKLGVLMIVLVVIEYLCNYFVAYKGHVMGVYMERDLRNELFQHYQKLSFSFYDEEKTGQLMSRLTNDLFSLTELYHHGPEDIVISFIKFFGAFVILANINLQLTLIIFAFIPIMGAFIYYYNRKMKKAFKANRRRVGDINARIEDNLSGIRVVKSFANENYENNKFNDENNRYVNSKSNSYFYMGKFHSGLGAFTSMITVAAAIFGSIFISKDVIVTADLVAFLLYINNLIEPVKKFINFTEQFQEGITGFERFMEVLEIEPDIVDSKNAIDLKDVKGAIEYCNVGFKYNKTNDYVLKDINLKIKPGEYVALVGTSGAGKTTICSLLPRFYEVSEGKILIDGHNIKDIKLNSLRQNIGIVQQDVYLFAGTILDNIRYGRFDATDEEVIEAAKKANAHDFIMELPDGYNTDCGQRGVKLSGGQKQRLSIARVFLKNPPILIFDEATSALDNESERIVQESLESLAKNRTTLVIAHRLSTIQNAQRICVLSNEGIVEEGTHEELLKKNGQYASFYYIGKNI; encoded by the coding sequence ATGAGTAGTAGATCAAAAAAGTTTTTATCATATTATCGACCATATTTAAAACTATTTTTGGCAGATATGTTTTGTGCAATGATAGCAGCTGGAATATCTTTAGTATTTCCAATAATTATTCGTTATATTACGGGTACGGTATTAGTTGATAATAATTTTGAAATCAGCTTAATTTATAAATTAGGTGTATTGATGATTGTACTAGTAGTGATTGAATATTTGTGTAATTATTTTGTTGCATACAAAGGTCATGTAATGGGTGTATACATGGAACGTGATCTTAGAAATGAATTATTTCAACATTATCAAAAATTGTCTTTTAGTTTTTATGATGAAGAAAAAACAGGACAATTGATGTCTAGACTTACAAATGATTTATTTTCACTTACAGAATTATATCATCATGGACCTGAAGATATTGTTATTTCATTTATTAAATTTTTTGGGGCGTTTGTAATTCTTGCAAATATTAATTTGCAGTTAACTTTAATTATTTTTGCTTTTATTCCAATAATGGGTGCGTTTATTTATTATTATAATCGTAAGATGAAAAAAGCATTTAAAGCAAATCGTCGTCGAGTTGGAGATATTAATGCGCGCATTGAGGATAATTTATCAGGAATAAGGGTTGTAAAAAGTTTTGCGAATGAAAATTATGAAAATAATAAATTTAATGATGAAAATAATCGTTATGTAAATAGTAAAAGTAACAGTTATTTTTATATGGGTAAATTTCATTCTGGATTAGGTGCGTTTACAAGTATGATTACTGTTGCTGCGGCTATTTTTGGATCAATTTTTATTTCTAAAGATGTTATTGTTACTGCAGATTTAGTTGCTTTTTTATTGTATATTAATAATTTAATAGAACCGGTTAAAAAGTTTATTAACTTTACAGAACAGTTTCAAGAGGGAATAACTGGTTTTGAAAGATTTATGGAAGTATTGGAAATTGAACCGGATATTGTTGATAGTAAAAATGCAATTGATTTAAAAGATGTTAAAGGTGCAATTGAATATTGTAATGTTGGATTTAAATATAATAAGACTAATGATTATGTTTTAAAAGATATTAATTTAAAAATAAAGCCTGGTGAATATGTTGCTTTGGTAGGAACTTCTGGTGCTGGAAAGACAACTATATGTTCATTATTGCCGAGATTTTATGAAGTTAGTGAAGGAAAGATTTTAATTGATGGACATAATATTAAGGATATTAAATTAAATTCATTACGACAAAATATTGGAATTGTACAACAAGATGTATATTTATTTGCGGGAACTATTTTAGATAATATTCGTTATGGTCGTTTTGATGCGACAGATGAAGAAGTAATTGAAGCTGCTAAAAAAGCAAATGCGCATGATTTTATTATGGAATTACCTGATGGTTATAATACTGATTGTGGACAACGTGGAGTAAAATTATCGGGTGGACAAAAACAACGTTTAAGTATTGCACGAGTATTTTTAAAAAATCCACCAATTCTTATTTTTGATGAAGCAACAAGTGCTTTAGATAATGAAAGTGAACGTATTGTTCAAGAATCATTAGAATCATTAGCTAAAAATCGTACTACTTTGGTAATTGCACATCGTTTATCAACGATTCAAAATGCCCAAAGAATCTGTGTTTTATCAAATGAAGGAATTGTTGAAGAAGGTACTCATGAAGAGTTATTAAAGAAAAATGGCCAATATGCTAGTTTTTATTATATTGGAAAAAATATATAA
- a CDS encoding reverse transcriptase domain-containing protein encodes MSLIHKYLNAGVIVKHKFEETTKGVPQGGPLSPLLSNIYLNEFDKEMEKKRKSICKVRR; translated from the coding sequence ATATCACTCATACATAAATATCTCAATGCAGGAGTCATAGTAAAACATAAGTTTGAAGAAACTACAAAAGGAGTACCCCAAGGTGGGCCACTCAGCCCATTATTATCAAATATATATCTTAATGAATTTGATAAAGAAATGGAAAAGAAGAGGAAATCGATTTGTAAGGTACGCAGATGA